The following nucleotide sequence is from Verrucomicrobiota bacterium.
GTTTCCGCACGTCGCCAAACTCGCGGACGAACTTTGCGTCGTGCGCTCCATGATTGGCGAAACACCCCTGCACGGGGCGCAATCGCTCCTCCTGCACACCGGACGATCCATCGGCGGCGCCCCCAGCCTCGGTTCCTGGATTTCCTACGGACTCGGCACGGAGAACCAACAACTGCCGGCTTACGTGCTGCTGAACAATGACTGGATCCCCAACGGCGGTTATCAGAATTTCGCCAGTTCCTTCCTGCCCGCCACACACCAAGCCACGCTCGTACGTTCCAAAGGCGCGCCCGTGGATAACATCCTTCCCGCCGACCCCACCGCAGTTCAGCGAGCGAAACTCGACCTGCTCAAGGAACAGGACCTCGGCTTCGCCCACACCACCGGCGACGTCTCGGCGATCGAATCCGCCATCCGCAATCATGAAACCGCGGCGCTCATGCAGTCCCATCTGCCTTCCCTCTGCGATGTCTCCGGTGAAACCGAGGCCACCCGGCAGCTCTACGGCGTGGATCGCGCGAACGAGCACGACCGTTTCTATTCCCTGCAATGCCTGCGCGCCCGCCGCCTCGTTGAGGCCGGCGTCCGCTTCGTGGAGATTACCTGCCCCCTGACCCACAACAACAACGCGCCCTGGGACCAGCACGGCGAACTGAAACTGCGCCACGAGGAAAACGCCCGTATTACGGATCAACCCGTCGCCGCGCTGCTTCGCGATCTGCGGGATCGCGGACTCCTCGAAAGCACCCTCGTGCTCTGGGCCGGAGAAATGGGACGCACACCCCATAGCGCGGGCAGCGATGGACGCGACCATCATGTCAGCGGCTACACGATCTGGATGGCCGGAGGCGGTTTCAAGCGCGGCATCGCCTATGGCACCACCGATGGCATGGGCATGAGCGCCGTGGAAAATCCCGTGGAAATCCACGATATCCACGCCACCTTGCTGCACCAACTCGGTGCGCACCACGAGCAACTCGTCTTCCGCCACGGCGGACGCGATGTTCGCCTCACCGATGTGCGCGGCAAAGTGCTGCGGGAACTTTTGGAGGCGAGTCCGGTCTAGAGCCGCTGGGTCAATCCCGCGCTTCCACCCACAAGCCCGCCATCGTGCGTCGGGCCGTCGTCGGGTCGGTCAAAGGAACAAACCCTTCGGCGATCCTTCCCTTCGGCGTTCCCTTTAACCGCACGGGCAGACGGCGCTCCTCTTCCCGAGCCCAATCCGCCAACGAAGCCCCTCCCTTCTGAGCCTCCCGCGCGCTTTTCAGCCGAAGCGTCGCGCGGGAACCAGGAGCCACGAACCGCATCAGCTCCAACGTCACTCTCCCCATGGTGTAGCGAGGATTGATCTCCACCACGGGCTTAACCCGCGCCACGCCGTCCCGGTCTCGAAACACGAAAGCATCAATCCCCACCGCTCCTCGATATCCCAACTCTCGCAATCTCGGTCCCAGAGCCTCCCCCAACCGCGCAAAGACCGCCGGCCACGTCAAAGCGGGCGGAGGCCAGGAGGGAAGTTCCCGCAACACCTCCCGAGGCGGCCGCTTCGCGAAATCCGGACCCGCCCAATTGAACTCAAACTGCCCCCGATGATCGCACTTCAAGCCGGTGTAGCCCAAAACCTCCAAGCCGCTTTCCCTCGCTTCACACTGGACCGAGAACTCCACCACGCGGTCCAGCCACGGTTCAATCACGAGCAATCTTCCGCCAGCCAAACTGGACTGAATCCACCGCCACTGGGGAGCCAGCACCTCCGGTTCCCATAATCGGAGGGCATTTTGCCCCGCGAAACCGTGCTCGCGCTTCACGACTAACCGGTGCCATCCCGCGTTCCTCCAGGTTGCAATCACCGCCGACGCCTCAGCCAGCGTCGAGACTTCCCTCCCCACCGCGTCGCGATCGATCAAACCGCTGCAGCACTCGGAGGTCTCAAGCCATTCCCGCAAAAAACGCGCACTCCATGCCTTCGAGAAACACGTTCGCTTCCGGGAATCAAAGGAATCTCCCGACGCTTCCTGGTCCAACCCCAAAGCGGCGGCATGAGCAGCCTCTTCCGGACCCTTCGACCAGGGACGCCATTCCCCCAGTTTTCGTGTTCGTAACGGACTGAACGGGTCCGGCACCCCGGTGGAGGTGACCTCGAACTCCGGTAAATCGAAGCCCTGCGCCTGCCGGGCCGAAAGAAACTCCCGCGATGGACGCTCCGGAACCAGCACCACGTCGTCCCGCCTCGCCAGGTACATCGGCAGCGCCCCCAAGTCCCTCGCGAAATCCGCCTGCATCTTGGACAATTGAAATCCGGGGCCCGCGTCCATTCTCAACTCCTCGAAGGGATTGAACCAAAACACCGAGGGAGTCCTTCCCTTCGACATCGAAAACACTGCGAGTTCAGAGATGAACCCCTCGTTCAGTCCCGCTCGCCGCCGTCCTTCCGCATTGAATTCATCGCCCTTCGCCCTCCGCGGTGAAAGAGGAAACTTCAGCAGACCCCGAAACGCCTCCCAATCGCTCGCGCCCGCCGATTTCCAGTGCTGAAACCATTTCCAGCCGAGAGCCACATGCCCGATCTCGTCCCGGTAGATGCCTTGCAACAAATCCGCCGTCTCCTGATCTCCCGCTTCCCCAAAGGCTCGCGAAAATTGCTGGCAGAAATCGAGGTTGGCTTGCTCAAAGGTCAGGCTCAAACCCGCGACGTAATCCATCGGACTCTCCATGCGGGACACACAGCGCCAGAAGAAACCGCTCAGGGGCAGTTCACCGAAACAAACTCCGCAGGCCTTCATCCGCGCCAGATAGAGCCGCGTGTGGTCCTGCTCGTCTCGCAACGTACGCCACACGCCTTGCCGAAACTCCGGAGGCGCGTCCGGAAATTTCAGCAGCACCAACGCCATGAGTTCCACCGCCAGCAGTTCGTGATTCGCGAAAAAATGAAGCGCCTGCCCACGCTCGCGATCGCCCCGCAGCAGCCCCCGCGGAAAACTTCCCCGCCCGTCGCTCCCCGTCTTGAATCGCAGTTCTGGAAGCCTGGACGGCATCGCCGGCGCTTTGATTCCGGCACCGGGCCGCTCGTCGCTCCAGTTCCCGGGAGCGCCGAGCTTCGACTCCAAATCAGCGCTGAACAGAATCTTCTCGGCGCACTCACGAAGTTCCATAAACCTGCGTCCCTTCAGCCGCGAATCAAACTTCCGTCCGCACAATCCTCAGCTTCTCCACCCTCGCTCCCTCCGTCTGCTCCACGAGCAGTTCGTAGGATCCCACGGTGAGTTTGTCCCCTGCCTTGGGAAATCCCCCCAATCGTTCAGTAAAAAAGCCTGTCACCGTGGCGCTGTCCGCCGAACTCAGTTTTTCCCCCAGCAATTCTTCCAGATCATGCAGCGGCAACTCGCCCGACGCTTCCCAAGTGCGCGAATCCAGACGCGACAGCAACGGCTTTTCCTGATCGAACTCGTCCTGGATCTGGCCCACCAACTCCTCCAAAATATTCTCCAGCGTGATCAGCCCGACCGTGCCCCCGTGCTCGTCCACCACCAGGGCCATATGCAGTTTCCGGTCCAGCAACAACTGCAGCACACGTTCCAATCGGGCCGACGGCGGCACATAAATCAATCCGCGCGCCACCGGCGCCAGGTCGGCGCCCGTGCCCTCCGGCCGTCGCATGGCGTGCAAATCCTTGATATGGATCAAACCGAGGGTTCGATCCACGTCTCCCTCCTCGCACAACGGAAACCGGCTGAAACGAGTTTGCTCCGCAATGTCCAGGCACGCGGCAAGCGAGTCTCGAGTATTGAACACCGTAATCTCGCGCCGGGGACGCATCACTTCCCGCACGACACGCCGCTTCAGATCAAACGCGTTCAACACCACGTTCCGGCCAAACGTCCCGTCCCCGCCAGGCGATCCATTCGACGCCAGCATCAACCGCATTTCTTCCTCGCTCTGACCCTGTCCCGATTTCCCCCCTTCTTCGACCCCCAGAAATCCCAGGATCCACTGCGCAGCGTGGTTCAACAGCCAAATAAACGGATAACTCAGCCGGTAAAACCAATCCAACGGGTGGACAATCCACAGGGCCGTCGTCAGGGTCCGGCGGATCGCCACCGCTTTGGGCACCAACTCGCCGGCCACGATCAACAGCAACGTGTTCGCAAAAAGTCCGAACAACACGACCGAAACGGTTCGCACCGCCTGATTCGTCACCCCCAGCACGTCGAAAACCGGCGACAGGACGCCGGCAAATACAGTCGTGGCCATGCCTCCGATCCCCAGACCACACAGGGTGATGCCAAGCTGCGTCGCGCTCAAACACGGCTCGATGTTGCGAATGAGCCGAAGAGCGATGCCCGCCCGTTTGTTGCCCTTTTTCACCAACGGGTGCAACTGCGTCTCCCGCAGCCGGATCAGGGCAAACTCCGCCGCCACAAAGATCGCATTCACCACCACCAACGCCAGCAACCCCGCCACTTGCCAGCTCAATCCGATGGACAACCCCGCCTCAGCTTCCTTGGGGTTCACAGGCTAACCTCCCCAAAAACCGACAGCAGCACGTCGGAAAGCGCTAACACGCCCGCAGGCTTCCCCTTCTCGTCTCTCACCACGGCCAGCCGTTGTCCCCCCTTCTGCATCCGTCGCAACACCTCGTCCAGTCTCGTGCTCTCTTCCACAAATAAAGCGTTCTGAGTGAGCTGCCCAACCCGCCGCGAACGATCCAGGCAGGACTCATAAAGCAAATGCCTCAACGGCAAGACTCCCAGAATCTCCGCACGCTTGCCCTCCCCTTTCCACACCGGCACCGCCTGAACAAATCGATCCTTGGCCCGCTCGAAAACCTCCGCCAACGTCTCATTCGCGTCCGCCCCCCAAACCTTGTCCAGCGGCGTCATGGCCTGCCTCGCGACGCGATGCTGCAACTCCAAAACCCGCTGCACCATGCCTTGCTCATCGTCCGTCAACCCGCGTCCACCCTTCGCCATGAATTGACGCCATTCCTCACGATCGCCAAACAAGCTGCCCGTGAACGCCTTTCCCCCAACCCGCCTCAACAACCCTCGCGCCACCCAGGCCGCCGCCCTCACCCCCGGACGCAACAACAGTTCGATACCGCGAAAAGGCCGGGCCAGCACCAGACAGAGCCGGTTCGGGAACCGCTGAAATAACATCTTCGGCAGCAAATCAAACAGCATGTAAAACAAACAGCCCGCTCCCAACAACAAACACCAAGCCCACACCCGATCCAATCCGATCCAACCGTCCACGGCGTAAACCGCCAGGGTAAACGTAATGAAATTCGCGAGGGTGTTTCCCACCAGGATCGCCCACAAGAAATTCTCCGAATTCTCTAAATAACCGTTGAGGATGCGCGCGCTCCGGCTCCCCGTGCGCATCAACTGCCGGATGCGCAACCGGCTCAGCGCAAACACGCCGGACTCCATCCCCGACAATAAAAACGAAAGCCCAAGGCAACCCGCCATCACCCCCGCGCCCCAAACCGGAATGTCGCCGGTCACAACTTTCCCCCCTCCGGCCGGACCGAAAGGTGCCGCCCCGCTTCCGCTTCAATCAACACCTCACGCACCCTCCTCGGCTCTGCCTTGGTCACCGTCCACTTGAATCCGCCCAAGGTCACGAATTCCCCCGGCGAGGGCACCACTTCCAGTGTGTGCAACAACAACCCTCCCACCGTGGCCACTCCCGGCGGCAAAGGAATCGAACCCAGTTCCTTCTCCAGATCCTCCAAAAGCACGCCTCCTCCCGCCTCCCACTTTCCTGCCTGGAGCTTGCGCAACACCGCCGCCTCCTTTCCGGATGTCTCCCTCAAGGGACCCAGCATCTCCTCCAGAATATCCTCCATGCGCACCACTCCCGCCGTGCCGCCAAACTCGTCCACCACGATCGCCAATCCCCGCTTCTGCCGCTGTAAGCTCTTGAAAAGTTGCAGCAAATTCATGCTGGCCGGCACGAACGAAGGAGTCTCGAACGCCTCCATCAGGTCCACCTGCGGATCCGCCAGCAAACGTTGAGTGTTCAAAACCCCCACAATCGTGTCCGGCGAACCGTCATACACGGGAATCCTCCGCAACTTGTGCCGGCGCGCCTCCACCATCATCTCCTCAATGGAAAGCGTGTCGGGAATGCATGCCATCTGGGCTCGCGGACGCATGATGTCGCGGGCGGTGCGCCGGTCCAGTCCGATAATCTGCAAAATGATTTCTTTCTCCGAGGGATCCAGCGCGCCCTGAGTGTAGGCCAACTCGATCAACTCCTTGTATTCCTCATCGGAAATGCCCGTCCGCGGACGCACGGAGCGGGGAAGCAACGCCGCGAGAATCCATTCGTTCAGTTTTTGCGCCCCGCGGCGGAACAACCGGGTCCCCCTTTCAAACCCCAGCGTCGGACGCGCCAAACGCTCCGCCCACCGGCTTGGATCGCGCAACGCCAGCGCTTTGGGGGCGATTTCACAGACGAGCAGAATCCACACCGCCAGCAGCGGAAGCACCGTCCACCACGGCCAATCCCTTTCCCTCGCCACCCAGCAGCCAAGCGCCACCATCATGGCGTTCGCGAAATTGCTCCCTAATACGAGGCTCGCCAGGTAATCCTGCGGCGCCGCCAGCAGCGCCGTGAGCGCCGTCGAGTGACTTCCGCCCCGCGCCCCCAATTCGCGGGACCGCCAGCCGCCCAGGGCCATCAGGGCGGTCTCAGCCAGCGCGAAGAAACAACTCGCGCATGCCGCCACAAGCATCAACAAGACTGACACGGCCAAGGACATGCGTGAGATCTAACCGACCCGCCTCGCTCGTATCAACCTTCGACCGGTTGCGAACTGCCGAATTCTCCCCGTTACTCCTCCCGCGTCTCGTCGCCGACCGCCGCCTGGCCCGAAATCAAATCCGCCGCAATCTTCCCCTCCCGGGCCGGGCCCGTCACCTTCACCTCGCCCACCTTGCGGCCCGCCCGATAGAGCGACAACCTCCGATCCACCTGAGGCATTTCCTTCAAAGTAAAATCGAGCACCACAAAACGGAGCGCGGTGTTGACCGACACCACACTCCCCGCCTCGGACTCCACCTGCACGAACGGATATTTCCCCGCAGGAGGAGGCTTTTCTTGGCCGGCCACCCCACCTCCCGTTTTCCCCTTCGGCGCCCCTGCTTGAGGACGAACAACCGGACGAAACGGCATGGACGACTCCCGGCTCGAATCGACGTTCGACGCGCGGCATCCCGCCGCCATGAGAGCCACGATCAAAGTGCAACGTCCCCAATGCACGCAACGACGCATGCCGCTAAAAACTTCACCCTCGCCATTCCGTCAATCCCCTTCTGCCGGCCGGAATGAGGGTGAACCCGGGTCGTTACCGGGAGCGTTCATCCACGACCTGGGTTTCGACGCTGAATTCATTGCCCTCAAGCAGTACCGTGCCCACCTTCTTGCCGATGCGAATTCCCGTTTTCTGCCGTCCCGTTCCGCTGTCCTCCAATCGATTGCCTCGAATCACGGTCCCCTGAGTGGCGCCATCGACAAACAGGCCCCAGCCCTCGTTGTCCCGGACCGTGTTTTGCTCAAAAGTCACGCGATGGGCCGCCATGGCCTCGGACTCGGCGCGCCAATACACGCCACCGCGCTGATTGCCCACGATGGTGTTCTTTCGGACGAAATTATCGCTGTCCTTGTGCCCGATGGACATGCCATAGCCTCCATTTTCCGCCAGGTAGTTGGACTCCGCCACTCCGCCGCGCACGCGCCAGCAAAAAAACAGGCCGTCCCCGGCGTTACGCACCGCACGACATCCCGTGACGGTTGGCCGTTGCGAACCGCTCCCGGGATGCAGTCCCAAACCACCGCATTGTTCCACCCGGCAATCCTGAACTTTCACATCGTTGGATTGCTGAAAGCTGATGCCGTCTCCGTTGTAGTTTCGCACGGTGCAATGGGCGATGACCGTGTTGTCGCCCCGGTAAAGAAAGATTCCGGCCGTGCGGCACCCATCGATGAGCGTGGGATTCTCCGAGCGGTTGCCATCGATGGTCAAATGCTCGACGCGCGCGTCCTCCAAATGATAGCCGCTGATGACCGGGAAGACCGTGGTGGCAAACGCACCGTCGTCCACCATGCAATCCGCGTTCAACGAGCGGCTGAGGGTGAAATAGCCATCCTTCCCGTTCAAAATGGTGGCGCACATGCCGTGAAAGTTGCGCATGGTTTTGGATCCCACATACACCCCCCGTCCGACTTCGAACCCCTCGCGATCGCGCACAGTGATGGCCGCCTCCCCAAAATCGCCATCCGCCGCCAGCAAACTCCACACCGCCTTGTCCTTCTTGAGCACGGTCCGATCCCCCGCCCCGCGCACCGTGACCCGGCTGCGCAGATGAAGCGAATCCCTCATCAGATATTCTCCCGGCCCGATTTCCACCGTGCCGCCGCCCAAATTGCCGACATAATCCACCGCGGCCTGCAACACGCGATGGTCGCTTCCCGTCAAGTCCCCCGAGGATTGACCCACGCGCACAGTCACCGCAGGTCGAGCGTGCATTTCGTTCTCGGCGTGTTTCCGGCCTGCCTGATCCGCAGACAAGGCCAGGGAGCCAAGAAAGAGAAAGGACAAGAGTCGCTGGATCATGCTCCAAGTCTATGGCACGGCCGCGTTCGAGCAATCCTGGAAAAACACGCCCGGCCAAGGGCGGTGTATCCAGAGGTTGTCGGTCCTGATCGGGTCGGGTGCCGGGGATTGCGCCCCGGCACCCTCCC
It contains:
- a CDS encoding DUF21 domain-containing protein — translated: MTGDIPVWGAGVMAGCLGLSFLLSGMESGVFALSRLRIRQLMRTGSRSARILNGYLENSENFLWAILVGNTLANFITFTLAVYAVDGWIGLDRVWAWCLLLGAGCLFYMLFDLLPKMLFQRFPNRLCLVLARPFRGIELLLRPGVRAAAWVARGLLRRVGGKAFTGSLFGDREEWRQFMAKGGRGLTDDEQGMVQRVLELQHRVARQAMTPLDKVWGADANETLAEVFERAKDRFVQAVPVWKGEGKRAEILGVLPLRHLLYESCLDRSRRVGQLTQNALFVEESTRLDEVLRRMQKGGQRLAVVRDEKGKPAGVLALSDVLLSVFGEVSL
- a CDS encoding DUF1501 domain-containing protein, with product MSSDCPGFHSAPRNRREFLKSSGLGFGWMALCGLLPAWHPALASAKPTAWPPRAKNVIFLFMDGGVSHVDTFDPKPELTRRHGQPAQWRTDPRSQAVSANRKWLKGLWEFKQRGDSGLWVSDLFPHVAKLADELCVVRSMIGETPLHGAQSLLLHTGRSIGGAPSLGSWISYGLGTENQQLPAYVLLNNDWIPNGGYQNFASSFLPATHQATLVRSKGAPVDNILPADPTAVQRAKLDLLKEQDLGFAHTTGDVSAIESAIRNHETAALMQSHLPSLCDVSGETEATRQLYGVDRANEHDRFYSLQCLRARRLVEAGVRFVEITCPLTHNNNAPWDQHGELKLRHEENARITDQPVAALLRDLRDRGLLESTLVLWAGEMGRTPHSAGSDGRDHHVSGYTIWMAGGGFKRGIAYGTTDGMGMSAVENPVEIHDIHATLLHQLGAHHEQLVFRHGGRDVRLTDVRGKVLRELLEASPV
- a CDS encoding ferritin-like domain-containing protein yields the protein MELRECAEKILFSADLESKLGAPGNWSDERPGAGIKAPAMPSRLPELRFKTGSDGRGSFPRGLLRGDRERGQALHFFANHELLAVELMALVLLKFPDAPPEFRQGVWRTLRDEQDHTRLYLARMKACGVCFGELPLSGFFWRCVSRMESPMDYVAGLSLTFEQANLDFCQQFSRAFGEAGDQETADLLQGIYRDEIGHVALGWKWFQHWKSAGASDWEAFRGLLKFPLSPRRAKGDEFNAEGRRRAGLNEGFISELAVFSMSKGRTPSVFWFNPFEELRMDAGPGFQLSKMQADFARDLGALPMYLARRDDVVLVPERPSREFLSARQAQGFDLPEFEVTSTGVPDPFSPLRTRKLGEWRPWSKGPEEAAHAAALGLDQEASGDSFDSRKRTCFSKAWSARFLREWLETSECCSGLIDRDAVGREVSTLAEASAVIATWRNAGWHRLVVKREHGFAGQNALRLWEPEVLAPQWRWIQSSLAGGRLLVIEPWLDRVVEFSVQCEARESGLEVLGYTGLKCDHRGQFEFNWAGPDFAKRPPREVLRELPSWPPPALTWPAVFARLGEALGPRLRELGYRGAVGIDAFVFRDRDGVARVKPVVEINPRYTMGRVTLELMRFVAPGSRATLRLKSAREAQKGGASLADWAREEERRLPVRLKGTPKGRIAEGFVPLTDPTTARRTMAGLWVEARD
- a CDS encoding HlyC/CorC family transporter, yielding MSIGLSWQVAGLLALVVVNAIFVAAEFALIRLRETQLHPLVKKGNKRAGIALRLIRNIEPCLSATQLGITLCGLGIGGMATTVFAGVLSPVFDVLGVTNQAVRTVSVVLFGLFANTLLLIVAGELVPKAVAIRRTLTTALWIVHPLDWFYRLSYPFIWLLNHAAQWILGFLGVEEGGKSGQGQSEEEMRLMLASNGSPGGDGTFGRNVVLNAFDLKRRVVREVMRPRREITVFNTRDSLAACLDIAEQTRFSRFPLCEEGDVDRTLGLIHIKDLHAMRRPEGTGADLAPVARGLIYVPPSARLERVLQLLLDRKLHMALVVDEHGGTVGLITLENILEELVGQIQDEFDQEKPLLSRLDSRTWEASGELPLHDLEELLGEKLSSADSATVTGFFTERLGGFPKAGDKLTVGSYELLVEQTEGARVEKLRIVRTEV
- a CDS encoding HlyC/CorC family transporter, whose translation is MSLAVSVLLMLVAACASCFFALAETALMALGGWRSRELGARGGSHSTALTALLAAPQDYLASLVLGSNFANAMMVALGCWVARERDWPWWTVLPLLAVWILLVCEIAPKALALRDPSRWAERLARPTLGFERGTRLFRRGAQKLNEWILAALLPRSVRPRTGISDEEYKELIELAYTQGALDPSEKEIILQIIGLDRRTARDIMRPRAQMACIPDTLSIEEMMVEARRHKLRRIPVYDGSPDTIVGVLNTQRLLADPQVDLMEAFETPSFVPASMNLLQLFKSLQRQKRGLAIVVDEFGGTAGVVRMEDILEEMLGPLRETSGKEAAVLRKLQAGKWEAGGGVLLEDLEKELGSIPLPPGVATVGGLLLHTLEVVPSPGEFVTLGGFKWTVTKAEPRRVREVLIEAEAGRHLSVRPEGGKL